The proteins below come from a single Procambarus clarkii isolate CNS0578487 unplaced genomic scaffold, FALCON_Pclarkii_2.0 HiC_scaffold_98, whole genome shotgun sequence genomic window:
- the LOC138360171 gene encoding keratin-associated protein 10-10-like, which yields MCRYPYMCRHPPCADPLHVSTPLDVSTPSMCRRSLCVDTLHVSTPSMCRRSPCVNALYISTPSMCRCPTCVDTSPCVEPLYMLTPSMCRHPPCVDALHVSTPSMCQRPPCVDTPPCVDALCVSTPHHVSTSSMCRHPPCVDALHVSSPLHVSTPSMCRRSHVSTPSMCRHPPCVDAHVSTPSMCRMILRKF from the coding sequence ATGTGTCGATACCCCTatatgtgtcgacaccctccatgtgccgaccctctccatgtgtcgacacctctCGATGTGTCCACGCCCTCTATGTGTCGACGTTCTctatgtgtcgacaccctccatgtgtcgacgccttcTATGTGTAGACGTTCTCCATGTGTCAACGCACTCTATatttcgacgccctccatgtgtcgatgcCCTACATGTGTAGACACCTCTCCCTGTGTCGAACCCCTCTATATGTTGACGCCCTctatgtgtcgacaccctccatgtgtcgacgccctacatgtgtcgacgccctccatgtgtcaacgccctccatgtgtcgacactcctccatgtgtcgacgccctctgtGTGTCGACACCCCACCATGTGTCGacgtcctccatgtgtcgacaccctccatgtgtcgacgccctccatgtgtcgtcgCCGCttcatgtgtcgacaccctccatgtgtcgacgatcccatgtgtcgacgccctccatgtgtcgacaccctccatgtgtcgacgcccatgtgtcgacaccctccatgtgtcgtaTGATACTGCGTAAGTTTTAA
- the LOC138360170 gene encoding keratin-associated protein 16-1-like, protein MCRRPLCVDTLHVSTPSMCRYPSMCLHPPCVYTLHVSTLFMCRRSPCVDALHVSTRSMCRRPPCVDALYVLMPSMCRYPPCVDTIHVSTSSMCRRPLCVDARHVSSPYVCRRPLCVDALHLSTPSMCRRPPCVDAIHVSTASLCRRPSCVDALYVSTPSLRPRPPCVDTLHVSTPSMCQRPPCFDALHVSTPSMFRRSPC, encoded by the coding sequence atgtgtcgacgccctctatgtgtcgacaccctccatgtttcgacgccctccatgtgtcgatacCCCTCCATGTGTCTACACCCTCCATGTGTctacaccctccatgtgtcgacgctctTCATGTGTCGAcgctctccatgtgtcgacgccctccatgtgtctacGCGCTCTATGTGTCGacgtcctccatgtgtcgacgccctctatgtgttgatgccctccatgtgtcgataccctccatgtgtcgacaccattCATGTGTCGACGTCCTCAATGTGTCGACGTCCTCTATGTGTCGACGCCCGCCATGTATCGTCACCCTACGtgtgtcgacgccctctatgtgtcgacgccctccatctgtcgacaccctccatgtgtcgacgtcctccatgtgtcgacgccattCATGTGTCGACGGCCTCCTTGTGTCGTCGCCcttcatgtgtcgacgccctctacGTATCGACGCCCTCCTTGCGTCCACGCCCTCCttgtgtcgacaccctccatgtgtcgacgccctctatgTGTCAACGTCCTCCATgtttcgacgccctccatgtgtcgacgccctccatgtttcGACGCTCCCCATGTTAA